Proteins from one Poecile atricapillus isolate bPoeAtr1 chromosome 14, bPoeAtr1.hap1, whole genome shotgun sequence genomic window:
- the EMP2 gene encoding epithelial membrane protein 2 yields the protein MLILLAFIIVFHITSAALLFIATIDNAWWVGDNFSTDVWRMCVTNTSTCMAITDEFNEYQSIQAVQAAMILSTIFCCVAFLVFILQLFRLKQGERFVLTSIIQLLSCLCVMIAASIYTDRHEELHQSHGYRMEVSKGQYGYSFVLAWIAFAFTLISGVMYLVLRKRK from the exons ATGCTGATTCTCCTGGCCTTCATTATTGTGTTTCACATAACCTCAGCAGCGCTGCTGTTCATTGCAACTATCGACAAT GCCTGGTGGGTGGGAGATAACTTTTCTACAGATGTCTGGAGAATGTGTGTCACAAATACAAGCACCTGTATGGCTATCACTGATGAGTTCAATG AGTATCAATCAATTCAGGCTGTTCAGGCCGCCATGATTCTGTCTACGATTTTCTGCTGTGTGGCATTTCTGGTTTTCATTCTTCAGCTCTTCCGTCTAAAGCAAGGAGAAAGATTTGTGTTAACCTCTATTATCCAGCTCCTGTCAT GTCTGTGTGTTATGATTGCAGCTTCCATTTACACAGACAGGCATGAAGAACTGCACCAGAGCCATGGATATAGAATGGAAGTTTCCAAAGGCCAATATGGCTATTCCTTTGTCTTAGCCTGGATTGCATTTGCCTTTACCCTGATCAGTGGAGTGATGTACTTAGTACTAAGGAAGCGTAAATAA